The genomic segment GCTGCTCGTGGTCCGGCTCCAGCAGGGCGAAGACGCCCTCGCGGACCACCTCGTTGTCATGTCGCAGCCCGATCAGCTTGCGATAGTGGTGGAAGACCGAGTCCGGGTCCGCCACTGCCGCTTCCACGTTGATCTCCGTGTGGTTCGGGTTGATCTCCAGCCAGGGCTCTCCGGTGGTGAAGCCGGCCTTGTCCGTGGCATCCCAGAGCATGGGGGTACGGGCATTGTCACGTCCCTTGGTGCGGTAGCTCTCCAAGAGCTCCTCGGGGTCTGCGCCAAGGGCGGTCGCCTCGGCCCAGTGGTTGAGGATCTCGATGTCCTGGTACTGCTCGATCGAGGTGAAGTAGGCATTGGTCATGCCGATCTCCTCGCCCTGGTAGACGTAGGGCGTCCCCTTCTGCAGGTGCAGCACCGTCGCGAGGGTCTTGGCCGAGTTCACCCGGTGCTCCGGGGAGTCGTCGCCCCAACGGCTCACGATCCGCGGCTGGTCGTGGTTGTCCCAGTACAGGGAGTTCCAGCCCCGCCCTTCCAGCCCGTGCTGCCACTTGGCGAAGTTCGCCTTCAGGTCCGGCAGGTGCAGCGGCTTGAGCGCCCACTTCCCGTGGCCCGGCTGCTCGTCCAGACCCATGTGCTCGAACTGGAAGACCATGCCCAGTTCCTCGCGCGACGGGTCGGTGTACTTGGCTGCCTGCTCCACGCTGACGCCGGGCGCCTCTCCAACGGTCAGCAGGTGGTTGTCCTTGAGCACGGCCTGGTTCATCTCGTGCAGGAACTCGTCCATGCGCGGGCCGTCCACGTAGCTGCCGCTGAAGCTCAGCGCCTGCCCGGGGACCACCTCGGCATCCTCCAGGGGCAGGGTCTTCGAGATCAGGTTGATGACGTCCATCCGGAAGCCGTCGACGCCTCGGTCGATCCACCACTGCATCATGCCGTGGACGGCCTTGCGGACCTCGGGATTCTCCCAGTTCAGGTCCGGCTGCTTACGGCTGAAGATGTGCAGGTAGTACTGGCCGCGCTTCTCGTCCCAGTGCCAGGCGGGGCCGGAGAAGGCGCCGGCCCAATTGGTGGGTTCGGCACCGGGGGTGCCGGGCTCGAAGCCGGGGCGCGGGTCGCTCCACCAGTACCAGTCGGACTTGGCGGAGTTGCGGTCCCTGGACTCCTGGAACCAAGAGTGCTCGTCGGAGCTGTGGTTGACCACCAGATCCATCACCAGCTTCATCCCGCGCGAGTGCAGGCCCTCGATGAGCTCGTCGACGTCGGCAAGGCTGCCGAACAGCGGGTCGATGTCCTGGTAGTCGGAGATGTCGTAGCCGTTGTCGTCCTGGGGGCTGGTGTAGGCGGGGCTCATCCAGACCACGTCGACGCCCAGCTGCTGCAGGTGGTCGAGCTTGGAGATGATCCCGCGGATGTCACCCATGCCGCTGCCGGTGGAGTCGCAGAAGGAGCGGGGATAGATCTGGTAGACCACCGCGCTCTTCCACCAGTCGGGGGTGCGCTGGGCGGTGCCGGTCACGTGGAGTTCAGCCATACCTCCAATCATTCCAGACCAGCTCAATCGCGGGCTCGGGGGCCCTTCCACTCACGCGAGGGGCCAGCCTTGTCCCGCAGGAAGCGCCAGGGAACCGGCTCCTCCCGCGAGGTGTCCCACGGCCGCCGCCAACCGCCAAGATCAAGAATGCAGTCGACGAGGTGTGCGGTGAAGCCCCAGATGAAGATCTCCCCCATCGCAAAGGCTGGCCCCCGATAGCCGGAGGGGATCACCGCGCTCACCCGGTGCTCGGGGTCTGCAAGTTCATCAATACGGAAGCGGTGGATGGAGGCCACCTCGGCGGGATCCACCGGGGCGATCCCCGCGGCCTGCTCGCCGTCCCAGGTGGCCACGACACCGGCGACGTCGAAGGCACTGGCCGCTACGTGGGCCGCGGGCAGCCGGCCGAGCACCTTGGCCCGCGAGGGCGCCAGACCGATCTCCTCCCATGCCTCACGCAAGGCGGCCTCAATGGGCCCCTCCCCCTCATCCAGAGCGCCTCCGGGGAAGGAGATCTGCCCTGGGTGCTTGCGCATGGTGCCGGAGCGTTCGGTGAAGGTGATGTCAAGATCATCTTCGGAGATCATGATCAGCACCGCGGCCCGCCGGGAGCCTTCGCGCGGGGGTCTCGGACGAGTGACCCGCCGGTGCAGCTCCGCCTCGCCGTCCAGCGCGGTCGTCAGCGGTGCCAATTCCTCCGGCAGGGCCCGTGGGTCCGCGAAGACGGGATCGACCGGTCCTAGCTGGGGGTTCACAGCTGCACCCCCAAGTGTTGCTTGACGGCCTCCCGCAGCTGGGTGGCATCGGTGTAGGGCTTGAGTTCGCGGTGCACCACCACGCCGCTGGCGTCGACGAAGAAGGTCTGGGGCACCACCGAGACCCTCAGTGGCGCACGGGAATCCTTGTCCGGGTCCACGAGCTGCGGGTAGAGGGTGCCGTGCCGTACGGCGAAGTCGATGGCCTTGCCGGGGAAGGGATCGGCATAGTCGATGCCCAGGAAGTCCACTTTTGCCCTGGCCCGCTTCGAGACCTCACCGAAGGCCGGCGCCTCGTCCGTGCACGGCTGGCACCACTGCGCCCACAGGTTGACCACCCGGGGCCCCCCTGTGGGCAGGCCCGCCAGGTTGACCTTGCTGTCCCGGCCGAGGCAGTCCAGCGTCAGGGCGGGCAGCCCACCCTCGCGAGCCTTGGCTTCAAGATCACTTGCCGGGCAGGCCTGGATCGCGGCCTGTTTGCGGGCGGCAAGCACCTCATCGGGGGCCAGGGACCGCTGGCTGTCGGGAACGCCTCCGACGGTGACCTGCGGCACCGCGGGTTCGGAATTCCTGGAGCAGCCGGCGAGCCCCAGCAGAGCCACTCCGAGCCCCATGGAGATGATCTTGGTCAAGGTCTGCTCAGCCACGGGGTTCCCTCACAAGCTTGGCGGCCTTGGCCGGGTCGGTCTCGCCCTCACCGAAGGCGGGGCACAGGTCCGCGACGGGGCATGCCCCGCAGGCGGGACGCCTGGCGTGACAGCGACGTCGTCCGTGCCAGATGACGTTGTGGCACAGCTGCACCCACTGGCCAGGTTCGAAGAGCTCGCCCACCTCCCGCTCGACGGCGTCGGGCTTGGTGGCAGCAGTCCAGCCGAGCCGACGAGTGACGCGCATGAAGTGGGTGTCCGGGGTGATCCCGGGGATGCCGAAGGCATTGCCCAGCACCACATTGGCGGTCTTGCGGCCCACTCCCGGCAGCCGGACGAGCTCCTCCAGGGTGGCGGGCACCCGGCCGTCAAACTCGTCGACGATCATCGCACTCAGGCCCAGCAAGGAGTCGGTCTTGGCCCGGAAGAATCCGGTGGGGCGGATGATCTCCTCCAGCCCAGTCCGATCAGCCGCCGCCAGCGCGGTGGCATCGGGGTAGCGGGCGAAGAGGGCTGGCGTGACCAGGTTGACCCGACGATCCGTGCTCTGCGCACTCAGCACCGTGGCCACGAGCAGCTCGAAGGGATCGCGAAAGTCCAGCTCGCACCTGGCGTCGGGATAGGTGCGCGCCAGCAACTCGTTGACGCGCTGCGCCTGTTCGCGCGAAGCAATGACCGGCCGTGACACGCCTCCCACTGTACGGCGAGGCGCACCAATCGAGCTGGTCGTCACAGCCAGACCAAGCCAAATGCGTGCCTCGGACACCCATCCGGGCGGCAAGCCAGTAGACTGCGGACTCACGTGCCGTAGCTGAACCATCAAGGGGGATCATGCACGAGGAGCTCCTGGCCCGCCTGCCGCTCTTTCAGAATCTTGCGCCCGCATCACGCCAGGCCCTTGACGAGCAGATCCATCCCCTGGCCCTGCGCCGTGGCGAGGTGCTCTTCCACAGCGGTGACGTCGCGCTCGGTCTGTACGTGCTGGTCTCGGGCAAGGTGAAGCTGACCAAGCCGTCACGCCAGCCGCAGCCGTCGCTGACCACCAATCGCAAGGGTCGTCCGACCATCCCGATGCCGCGCGAGTCCCTGCTGGCCCTGATCGGACCCGGCGAGATGTTCGGCGAGCTCTCGGTGCTCGACGGCGGTCAGCGAAGCACCACGGCCACCGCCATGCTGGACTGCCGGCTCTACCACGTGCCTCGCGAGCCGATGCTGGACCTGATCGAGAAGCACCACGACGTCTCGCAGGCAATGCTGCGCCAGATGGCGCACCGCGTCCGGGTCTCCAACGAGACGATCTCCGGCCTCGTCCTCAGCGACGTCCCAGGCCGGATGGCCTTCCTGCTGCTCACCATGGCGGAGCGCTTCGGCATCAGCACGGAGCGCGGCGTGGAGGTGCACCATGACCTGACCCAGGCCGAGCTGGCTCAGATGGTGGGTGCCAGCCGCGAGACGGTGAACAAGGTTCTGACGGACTTCGCTGCCCGCAAGTGGATCACGATGAGCGGCAAGAGCGTCGTGATCCGCGACGCCGCCCGCCTGCGCGCCCGGATCGACTGACGGCATCCCCCGGACACGGTCTGGCCCGAGGAACTGCGGCTCGCACTAGGCTTGTGGCATGACCAAGTGGGAATACTTCACCGCGCCCGTGCTGAGCCACATCAGCCAGCAGATCCTGAACAACTTCGGCTCCGAGGGCTGGGAACTCGTCCAGCTCGTCCCGGGCCCGAACCCGGACACCCTGGTGGGCTACTTCAAGCGCCCGCTGCCCGAGGACAAGTGATGACCAGCCCCAGCGAGAAGCTTGACGAGCTGGGCATCACCCTGCCGCCCGTCGCGGCGCCCGTGGCCGCCTATGTGCCGGCTGCACGGTTCGGCAGCCAGGTGTGGACCTCGGGCCAGCTGCCCTTCGTCGACGGCAGGCTCGCCGTCACCGGCAAGGTCGGCGCCGAGGTGACCGCGGAGATCGCCAAGACCCAGTCCCGGATCGCCGCCCTGAACGCCTTGGCCGCGGCGGCCGACGTGGCCGGCGGCATTGACAAGATCACCCGCATCTGCAAGGTGACGGTCTTCGTCGCGTCCGATTCCTCGTTCACCGGCCAGCCGGGCGTCGCCAACGGAGCCAGCGAATTGTTTGGTGAGGTCTTCGGCGATGCCGGAGTCCACGTGCGCAGCGCCGTCGGCGTCGCGGCGCTGCCGCTGGATGCGCCGGTGGAGATCGAACTCGTCTGCGAGACCAACTAGGGCAGCTCGGCAGCGGGAGGTCAGTCCTGGAGCACGTCCCGCTGCCGGCTCGGGTGAGCGTCCACCGCCAACGGCGAGCCGCCGGCGTTCTCCCCCATGTCATCCTTGGGGAGCACCGCGGCCCAGGACTTCACCTCGGGACGCTGCCGGAGCAGTTGGCGCCGCTCACGCTCGGTCAGGCCGCCCCAGACGCCCCATTCGATGCGGTTGTCGAGCGCCTCGGCCAGGCATGTCGAGCGGACCGGGCAGCCCATGCAGACGGCACGCGCCCGCTTCTGGTCCTTGCCCTCCGGAAAGAGTGCGTCCGCCATCCCACGGCACCGCGCGAGCAGTGTCCAGTCGTCCACTTCAGTGAGAGACATCTTCTCTCCTTCCGCGATCGGCCTCAGCTCCGTGCCCCACGTCGGGCACGGTCGGCGCGTCTTGGTGCGAAGATAGCGGCTGCCCCACCTGTTGACAATGTAGGTCCACTGGACAGACAAACAGACGGGCCCCTTGCGGGACGGCAAATCGCGGCCCGGCGTGCGGGTGCGTGTACCGCCGCTGACAGTGGGCTCACGTACTCTAGGAGGCATGACTTCTCGCAAGACGGGCAACAATGCCTATCACCTGGCCTGGTTCGCCGCGCTCAGCGTCCTGAGTGGCCTGTTGGTCGCCGGGCTCGTGCTGCCTGCGGCCTATGTCATGGGCAGTGTGGTCAAGGCCAGTGCCGCGTCGCTGGAGTCGCTGCCCGCCGAGCTGGAGATCGGGCCGCAGTCCGAACGCTCCAAGGTGCTGATGGCCGACGGCAGCACGCTCGCCGAGTTCTACGCCGAGAACCGCGTCTACGTGCCGCTCAGCAAGATCTCGCCGATCATGCGCACCGCCCAGGTGGCCATCGAGGACGATCGCTTCTTCGAGCACGGCGCCATCGACTTCCGTGGCACCGCCCGCGCCGCACTGCGCAGCGCGTCGGGCTCGACGCAGGGTGGCTCCACGCTGACCCAGCAGTACGTGAAGCAGGTGCAGATCGAGGCCGCCGTGGTCGCCGGCGACGACGAGGGCGTGCAGAAGGCCCAGGAGCAGACGCTGACCCGTAAGGTCCGCGAGCTGCGCTATGCCGTGGCCACCGAGAAGAAGCTCACCAAGAGCCAAATTCTTGAGCGTTACCTGAACATTGCCTACTACGGCGACGGCGCCTACGGCGTCGAGGCCGCTGCCCGCCACTACTTCAACACCACCGCCGAGAAGCTGACCCTTCCGCAAGCCGCCCTGCTGGCCGGCCTGGTGCAGAACCCCGTCGCCACGGATCCGGTGAACAACCCGACGGCGGCCATCAACCGCCGCTCCATCGTGCTGAACCGCATGGCCCAGCTGGGCAAGATCACCGAGGCGCAGGCCACTGCCGCGAAGAAGGTCCCCTTCGACAAGTCCAAGGTGGTCGAGCCCCCGAACGACTGTGCCTCCTCCCCCTTCCAGACGATGTGCCTGTACGTGAAGAATGTGTTGCTCTCCGATCAGTTCAAGAGCCTCGGCAAGAACAAGGAGCAGCGGCTCAACGCCCTCAAGCGCGGCGGCCTCACCATCCAGACACTGATCGACCCCAAGGCCCAGGCCGCGGCGGAGAAGGCGGTGGCGCGTGTCATTGCCCCCACCGACCCCTTCATCTCCACGTCGGTGCTGATCCAGCCGAAGTCCGGCCTGATCGTCGCCATGGCGCAGAATCGGCCGAAGCTCGGCGACAAGCCCGGACAGACCTGGTACAACTACTCGGTCAACCGCTCGATGGGCGGCGCCGAGGGCTACCAGGCCGGCTCCACCTTCAAGGTCTTCACGGCCGCGGCGGCGGTCAACAAGGGCATCCCGACGACCCGTCGCTACAACTCCCCATCGCCGATGAACTTCACGGGCACCACCTTCCGCTCCTGCGAGGGCCCGTTCCTGTCGCCGCAGTACACTCCGAAGAACTCCACGGGCGTCGGCAACTTCGACATGAAGCAGGCGACCATGAAGTCCATCAACACCTACTTCGTGCAGCTGCAGCGCGCCGTCGGCAACTGTGACGTGGTGAAGATGGCCCAGGCGGCCGGCGTGGCGCGCGCCGATGGCAAGGACCTGATCAAGGACCCGGTGCCCGGCTCCGGCGGCACCGGCGGCTTCGACACCATCGTCTCCTTCACGCTCGGCCCGGTGGAGGTCACCCCGCTGTCGATGGCCCAGGCCTACGCCACCTTCGCCAACCGCGGCGTGCGCTGCGACCCGATCATCATCAAGTCGGTGACCACGAAGGCAGGCAAGAGCAGCCCGGTGCCCTCGGCCAATTGCACCCGAACCATCGACCCCGAGGTCGCCGACCAGGTGACCAAGCTTTTGGAGGCCACCATCGCGTCGGGCACGGCCCGCCCGGCCAACCTTGATGACGGACGGGACCAGGCCGCGAAGACCGGCACCACGGACTCCGCCGAGGCCGTGTGGCTGGCCGGTTTCACCCCGGACATGGCCGGCGTCTCGCTGATCGCCGCCGACAAGCAGGCCCCGCAGTACAAGGGCCGTTCGCGCCGATCCATCACCGGCCGCTACTCGCACGGTACCGATTACCCGTATGGCCACCAGCTGTCCGGTTCCGGCTCGGGCGACGCCGGCCTGATCTGGCGTGCGTCGATGCGCGCTGCTCTGGAAGGTGGCCCGCGCAGCAGCTTCCACGCTCCCACCGGCAAGCTCGTCGACGGCAAGGAGGTGGAGATTCCGGACATCACCGGCCTGAGCTTCAAGGAGGCCATGGCCAAGGTGGAGGCTGCCGGCTTCAGCACCGAGGTGACCTACGAGTACAGCAGCTACTCCGAGGGCACCTACCTGTACGCCTATCCCACCAAGGGCAAGCGCTCGATCAACAAGCCGATCACCTTCGTCCTGTCGCAGGGCCCGCGTCCGGTGGCTCCCAAGCCGAAGCCCACCGCCACGCGCACCCGCACGACGCAGCCCACGGCAACCCGCACCAGGACGGCGCCCAGGCCGACCGCCTCGAAGACGACCACGAAGCCCAAGGCCACCACGACGGCCCCGAAGCCGACCGCCTCGAAGACGACCACGAAGCCCAAGGCCACCACAAAGCCCAAGGCCACCACAAAGCCCAAGACCACCACAAAGCCCAAGCCGACCACGAAGAAGACCCCGTGAGCGCCCGTAGGACGCTGACCGGGCTCGCGAGTGGCGCCGCGGCCGTGGGGACGGCAACGCTCGGCTATGGCCTGTGGGAGGCCCGTCAGTACACCCTCCAGCAGGTCGCCGTCCCGGTTCTGCCGGCCGGGCAGGAGCCCATCCGGGTGCTGCACATCAGCGACATCCACCTGTTGCCGCGCCAGAAGGCCAAGCTGGAATGGGTCTCGAGGCTGGCCGAGCTGGAGCCGGACCTGGTGATCAACACGGGTGACAACTTCTGTTCCCCCGACGCCTTGGAACCCCTGCTCGACGCGTGGGGAAGTCTGTTGGACCGCCCCGGCGTCTTCGTCTTCGGGTCCAATGACTACCGGATGCCCAAGTTCAAGAATCCGGCCGGGTACCTCGCCGGGCCGTCGAACGTGAAGAAGCACACCACCGACGAGCTGCCCTTCGAGGACCTGCGTGCTGCCATGACCTCACGCGGTTGGACGGACCTCAACCATGCGCGTGCGGAGCTGACCGTCGCCGGCCGCCGGATCGCCTTCCGTGGCACCGACGATGCGCACCTGAACAAGGATGACTACTCGCTGGTCGCCGGCCCCGCCGTCGAGGATGTGGACCTGAACGTCGCCGTCACCCACGCGCCCTACCTGCGGCTGCTGGATGCGATGACGGCCGACGGGATGGACATGATCTTCGCCGGCCACACCCACGGTGGTCAGGTCTGCCTCCCCTTCAAGGGGGCCCTGGTCACCAACTGTGACCTGGACACGGGGCGGGTCAAGGGCGTCAGCACCCACACCGTCGCCGACCAGCACGGCGTCGAGCACACCAGCTGGATGCATGTGTCCGCGGGGCTGGGATCCTCTCCCTTCGCTCCCTATCGGATTGCGTGCCGCCCGGAGGCGACGCTGCTCACCCTGGTTTCCCGCTGAGCTCCCCTCGACAGGCTCGGGAACGATACAGAGGACTCGATTGGTCCTACGGGCGCTGGTGGGATACAGTTGTCCACGGCCTTCGGGCCAGAATGCAGGACCGGGGTGTGGCGCAGCTTGGTAGCGCGCGTCGTTCGGGACGACGAGGTCGCAGGTTCAAATCCTGTCACCCCGACCAGCAGGCGAAATCCGTGGTTGCCATTGGCAGCCACGGATTTCTCGTTGCCCCCGGGAATCCGACCCCAGAGCCAATTGAACAAAACTTAAAACTGAACAACTGAACGGGAGCTGTAGAAGGCCCCCACACATTGCGTCTGTCTGACGCCCCGCATAGAGTAGTTCCCAGATGGCGAACCCCCGATCGCCATCCACAACGGAACAGCAACCCCCCGAGTGTTGTTCCTGCATCGTGAGCCGCGACCCCCCGAGCGCGGCTCGCACCAAGAGGAAGGCCCCGGACCTGTCCGGGGCCTTTCTTGCGTCCTGAAGGGGTTTCCTTCGTCCTCGCAGCCCGAGAGACTCCGCGATCGAGGCACAGGCCCCTCGACAGGCTCGGGGAACGCCGCAACCTCAGCCTCCGTCGATCAACACTGAGGCCCTTGCGTGCACATCGAGATGGTCATACGCACCTCAATGTGCACCCAAGCACCTCAATCAGCGCGGGAGTCGGCGGGCCAGATGCAGGCGACGCAGGACGGGAGCCAACAGCTCGTCGACCTCGCGGATGTGCAGGATGCGCGAGGCGGCCAGGAAGACGAGCCCGAAGCAGAGCCCCGCCACCGCGCAGGTGAGCGCCGACAGCAGCCAGGAGCGCCCGAAGCCGGTCATGCCGTAGACGGCCAGCCAGGCCACTCCCCCGGCCAGCACGGACGCGATCACCAACCTCACCCACAGACGCACCACGGAGTCCAACCCCAGGCCGCCCAGCTGACGGCGCGCGACGGCCATCCACAGCAGCGACTGGCCCCAGTTGGCCACCACCACGCCCAGCGCCACCAGGGGCAGCGCCAGATACGGTTCCACCAGCCAGAGCGCGGCCAGGGCAAAGGCAACCTGCACCACCGTCAACAGCCCCTGGTAGAGGAAGTTGTGGCGCCCCTCCTCGCGGGCGAAGCAGTAGCGCTGCTGCAGCACGGAGATGCCGTAGCCCAGGATGCCGAAGCTCAGGATGCGCAGCGCCGTGACGACGGGTTGCGCGTCGTGCACGGACAGCCGCAGCATCACGTGGACCAGCGGCTCGGCCAGCACGAAGAGCCCGGCACTGCTGGGGATGATCGCGACGGCCGGAGTACTCAGGGCCCGGGTGCACAGGCGTCGCATCTCCCTGACGTCGCCCGCCTGCCAGACCCGGGCCATCTGCGGGAAGAGCGCCGTCAGGATGCTCACCGTGATCAGGCCATGCGGGAGGGCAAAGATCAGCATGGCGTAGTTGTAGGAGGTCAGGCCGCCCACGGCCTCCCCACCCGCGCCCTGGTGCTTCACCACATTGGTCAGCACCCACTGCACCACCAGGCCACCGCCCAGCGAGAAGAGCAGGGCGCTGACCGTCCATCCGGCCATCTTCGAGGCGGAGCCCAGTCCGGAGCCGCGCAGCCCGAAGCGGGGCCGATAACGGAAACCGCTGGCCACCAGAGGCGGCACCAGCACGAAGGCCTGCATCACGATGCCCAGCGTCGTGGTTCCGGCCAGGGTCCAGACCATCGCCGGAGTCCACACCGACGGATTGGTCTGCTGCCCCCACTGGTGCAGGAAGGCGATCAGCCCGACGATCTGCACCACATTGGCCAGCGCCGGCGCCCACATGAAGGCGGCGAACCGGTTGCGGGCATTGAGCACATTGCCCAGCACCGAATACAGGCCGTAGAAGAAGATCTGTGGCAGGCAGATGTAGCCGAACAGGATGGACAGGTGCAGCGCGGCACCGGACAGGGAGCTGGTCCAGTCCACCAGCCACGGCGTCGCGACGGTGCCGATCACGGCCAGGCCCAGGATGGCCCCGAAGGCCGCCGTCAGCAGCTTGTCGACGAAGACCTGCCCGCCGTCGTCGTGCTTCATGGCGGCCGTGATCTGCGGGATCAGCAGGGCGTTCAGCACGCCCGCATTGAGCACCATCAACAGGTAGTTCGGCATGGTGTTGGCGACATTGAAGGCGTCGCCCACGATGGAGGCCGCCACCACCTGGGCGAACAGGTACTGCCGGCCGAAGCCCAGGATGCGACTGACCAGCGAACCCATCGCCATGATGACACTGGCGCGTCCGACGGAATCCTTGCGCACCGGCTCGGCGGCTCCCTCAGGCTCCTGCTCGGCAGCAGGCGCCGGCACGGCAGGTTCCACCCGCGGGGCTCCGGAGACCACCTCCTGCGGCAACAGCACGACCGTCTCGGTCATGTCGGCCACCTCGGTGCCCGCGACGGAGACGTCCCACTCGGCGCGTTGGGGAAGCCCCACCGCGCCGAAGGTGACCGTCTTGTCCGCGTCGTACCCAGCTGGCTCCCCCGGGCCGCCGGTGGGTTGGGTCACCGCCCGGTGCCGGCGTAGACGACAGCCTCGCCCTCGGCATCAAGCCCGAAGGCGGTGTGTGCAGCCCGGACGGCGGTGTCGACATGGTCCGCGTCGACGACGACCGAGATGCGGATCTCCGAGGTGCTGATCATGTCGATGTTCACGTCGGCGTCGGACAGGGCCCGGAAGAACTTCGCGGTGACACCGGGGTGGGACCGCATGCCGACGCCGATCACCGAGACCTTGCCAATCTGGTCGTCGTAGAGCAGCTCGTCGAACTTGATCTCCTCCTTGGCGGCGTTCAGCGCGTCGATCGCCTTGCGGCCGTCGTCCATCGGCAGCGTGAAGGAGATGTCCGTGCGCCCGCTGGCCACCTGGGAGACGTTCTGCACGATCATGTCGACGTTGATCTCATTGCGCGCGATGGTGTCGAAGATCTCGGCGGCCTCACCCGGGCGGTCCGGGACACCGACGACGGTGATCTTGGCCTCCTTGGTGTCCTGCGCGATACCGGTGATCAGGGCTTGTTCCATCGGATTTCCTTTGCTGAGGTCCTTGACCCAGGTGCCGGGCTTGTCGGAGAAGGACGAACGAACATGGACGGGGACGCTCTCGCGGCGTGCGTACTCGACGCAGCGCAAGTGCAGGATCTTGGCGCCATTGGCGGCCATCTCCAGCATCTCCTCGTAGCTGATCTCGGGGATGTGACGCGCCCCGGAGACGATCCGCGGGTCGGCGGTGAAGACGCCGTCCACGTCGGAGTAGATCTCGCAGTACTCGGCACCCAGCGCGGCCGCGAGCGCGACGGCGGTGGTGTCGGAGGCGCCACGGCCCAGGGTCGTGACGTCCTTCGTGGTCTGGGAGACGCCCTGGAAACCGGCGACGATGACCACATTGCCCTCGTTGAGCGCCTGCTCGACGCGGCCGGGCGTGATGTCGATGATCCGGGCGTCGCCGTGCTTGCCCGTGGTGATCACACCAGCCTGCGATCCGGTGTAGCTGCGGGCCTCGGCGCCCAGGTCACTCAGCGCCATGGCCAGCAGGGCGGCGCTCTGCCGCTCGCCCGTGGTCAGCAGCATGTCGAGCTCGCGCGCC from the Luteococcus japonicus genome contains:
- the murJ gene encoding murein biosynthesis integral membrane protein MurJ: MTQPTGGPGEPAGYDADKTVTFGAVGLPQRAEWDVSVAGTEVADMTETVVLLPQEVVSGAPRVEPAVPAPAAEQEPEGAAEPVRKDSVGRASVIMAMGSLVSRILGFGRQYLFAQVVAASIVGDAFNVANTMPNYLLMVLNAGVLNALLIPQITAAMKHDDGGQVFVDKLLTAAFGAILGLAVIGTVATPWLVDWTSSLSGAALHLSILFGYICLPQIFFYGLYSVLGNVLNARNRFAAFMWAPALANVVQIVGLIAFLHQWGQQTNPSVWTPAMVWTLAGTTTLGIVMQAFVLVPPLVASGFRYRPRFGLRGSGLGSASKMAGWTVSALLFSLGGGLVVQWVLTNVVKHQGAGGEAVGGLTSYNYAMLIFALPHGLITVSILTALFPQMARVWQAGDVREMRRLCTRALSTPAVAIIPSSAGLFVLAEPLVHVMLRLSVHDAQPVVTALRILSFGILGYGISVLQQRYCFAREEGRHNFLYQGLLTVVQVAFALAALWLVEPYLALPLVALGVVVANWGQSLLWMAVARRQLGGLGLDSVVRLWVRLVIASVLAGGVAWLAVYGMTGFGRSWLLSALTCAVAGLCFGLVFLAASRILHIREVDELLAPVLRRLHLARRLPR
- a CDS encoding aspartate kinase; translated protein: MGRIVQKFGGSSVADAASIKRVARRILNAKLAGNDVVVVISAMGDTTDELMDLALQVSPQPKARELDMLLTTGERQSAALLAMALSDLGAEARSYTGSQAGVITTGKHGDARIIDITPGRVEQALNEGNVVIVAGFQGVSQTTKDVTTLGRGASDTTAVALAAALGAEYCEIYSDVDGVFTADPRIVSGARHIPEISYEEMLEMAANGAKILHLRCVEYARRESVPVHVRSSFSDKPGTWVKDLSKGNPMEQALITGIAQDTKEAKITVVGVPDRPGEAAEIFDTIARNEINVDMIVQNVSQVASGRTDISFTLPMDDGRKAIDALNAAKEEIKFDELLYDDQIGKVSVIGVGMRSHPGVTAKFFRALSDADVNIDMISTSEIRISVVVDADHVDTAVRAAHTAFGLDAEGEAVVYAGTGR
- a CDS encoding metallophosphoesterase; amino-acid sequence: MSARRTLTGLASGAAAVGTATLGYGLWEARQYTLQQVAVPVLPAGQEPIRVLHISDIHLLPRQKAKLEWVSRLAELEPDLVINTGDNFCSPDALEPLLDAWGSLLDRPGVFVFGSNDYRMPKFKNPAGYLAGPSNVKKHTTDELPFEDLRAAMTSRGWTDLNHARAELTVAGRRIAFRGTDDAHLNKDDYSLVAGPAVEDVDLNVAVTHAPYLRLLDAMTADGMDMIFAGHTHGGQVCLPFKGALVTNCDLDTGRVKGVSTHTVADQHGVEHTSWMHVSAGLGSSPFAPYRIACRPEATLLTLVSR